The Lucilia cuprina isolate Lc7/37 chromosome 5, ASM2204524v1, whole genome shotgun sequence genome includes a window with the following:
- the LOC111675621 gene encoding LIM/homeobox protein Awh isoform X2 encodes MKTELRSCAACGEPISDRFYLEVGGCSWHANCLRCCMCMCPLDRQQSCFIRERQVYCKADYSKNFGAKCSKCCRGISASDWVRRARDLVFHLACFACDQCGRQLSTGEQFALMEDRVLCKAHYLETVEGGTTSSDDGCDGDGYHKSKTKRVRTTFTEEQLQVLQANFQIDSNPDGQDLERIASVTGLSKRVTQVWFQNSRARQKKHIHAVREPEGNSFARHINLQLTYSFQNNGQNPMQMNGNKTGLYPPHESSMDELSQDSSVHCMQSEV; translated from the exons aCTGAGCTGCGTTCCTGCGCAGCGTGTGGGGAACCAATCTCGGATAGATTCTATTTAGAGGTTGGTGGCTGTTCGTGGCATGCTAACTGCCTTCGGTGTTGCATGTGTATGTGTCCCTTGGATCGTCAACAGTCATGTTTTATACGTGAAAGACAAGTTTATTGTAAGGCTGATTACAGCAA AAACTTTGGTGCAAAATGTTCAAAATGCTGCCGTGGTATTTCAGCTTCCGACTGGGTGCGGCGAGCCCGTGATTTAGTTTTCCACTTAGCCTGCTTTGCTTGTGATCAATGTGGTCGACAGCTATCGACAGGTGAACAGTTTGCGCTCATGGAAGATCGAGTACTGTGTAAAGCCCATTATTTGGAAACAGTTGAAGGAGGTACTACATCAAGTGATG ATGGCTGTGATGGTGATGGTTATCATAAGAGCAAAACGAAACGTGTTCGTACTACATTCACAGAAGAACAATTGCAAGTGTTACAGGCCAATTTTCAAATTGACAGCAATCCAGATGGACAGGATTTGGAAAGAATTGCCTCGGTGACGGGTCTGAGTAAACGTGTGACGCAAGTTTGGTTTCAAAATTCGCGAGCACGTcagaaaaaacacatacatgctG tgCGAGAACCTGAAGGTAACTCTTTTGCCCGCCATATTAACCTGCAGCTGACGTATTCATTTCAGAATAACGGTCAAAATCCCATGCAAATGAACGGCAATAAAACGGGATTATATCCGCCACATG aatcTTCAATGGATGAATTATCACAAGATTCCAGTGTGCATTGTATGCAAAGTGAAGTGTGA
- the LOC111675621 gene encoding LIM/homeobox protein Awh isoform X1 has translation MKTELRSCAACGEPISDRFYLEVGGCSWHANCLRCCMCMCPLDRQQSCFIRERQVYCKADYSKNFGAKCSKCCRGISASDWVRRARDLVFHLACFACDQCGRQLSTGEQFALMEDRVLCKAHYLETVEGGTTSSDDGCDGDGYHKSKTKRVRTTFTEEQLQVLQANFQIDSNPDGQDLERIASVTGLSKRVTQVWFQNSRARQKKHIHAGKNKMREPEGNSFARHINLQLTYSFQNNGQNPMQMNGNKTGLYPPHESSMDELSQDSSVHCMQSEV, from the exons aCTGAGCTGCGTTCCTGCGCAGCGTGTGGGGAACCAATCTCGGATAGATTCTATTTAGAGGTTGGTGGCTGTTCGTGGCATGCTAACTGCCTTCGGTGTTGCATGTGTATGTGTCCCTTGGATCGTCAACAGTCATGTTTTATACGTGAAAGACAAGTTTATTGTAAGGCTGATTACAGCAA AAACTTTGGTGCAAAATGTTCAAAATGCTGCCGTGGTATTTCAGCTTCCGACTGGGTGCGGCGAGCCCGTGATTTAGTTTTCCACTTAGCCTGCTTTGCTTGTGATCAATGTGGTCGACAGCTATCGACAGGTGAACAGTTTGCGCTCATGGAAGATCGAGTACTGTGTAAAGCCCATTATTTGGAAACAGTTGAAGGAGGTACTACATCAAGTGATG ATGGCTGTGATGGTGATGGTTATCATAAGAGCAAAACGAAACGTGTTCGTACTACATTCACAGAAGAACAATTGCAAGTGTTACAGGCCAATTTTCAAATTGACAGCAATCCAGATGGACAGGATTTGGAAAGAATTGCCTCGGTGACGGGTCTGAGTAAACGTGTGACGCAAGTTTGGTTTCAAAATTCGCGAGCACGTcagaaaaaacacatacatgctGGTAAGAATAAAA tgCGAGAACCTGAAGGTAACTCTTTTGCCCGCCATATTAACCTGCAGCTGACGTATTCATTTCAGAATAACGGTCAAAATCCCATGCAAATGAACGGCAATAAAACGGGATTATATCCGCCACATG aatcTTCAATGGATGAATTATCACAAGATTCCAGTGTGCATTGTATGCAAAGTGAAGTGTGA